CATCGAGCCGATTTACCCGAAGCCGCGCCTGAGCCTACCGGGCAAAGGTCACAAAAAGTATCCCTACCTGCTTCGGAACTTACCGATCCAGCGCAGCAATCAGGTCTGGTGCACGGACATCACCTACATTCCCCTCGGCGAGACTCACGTCTACCTGACGGCTGTGATGGACTGGTCGAGCCGTTATGTGATCAGTTGGAAGCTCAGCAACAGCATGGACGAGGCCTTCTGCGTGGAGTGCCTGCAGGAAGCTCTACAGGCCGAAGGTATCCCGGAGATCTTCAACACCGATCAGGGCAGCCAGTTCACCGGCG
The DNA window shown above is from Coraliomargarita parva and carries:
- a CDS encoding IS3 family transposase, with protein sequence MSIQRQCELLAVPRSSYYHKPKRKVSVLDELLMQVIDRIYMEEPTYGSRRMCDELGKLGYRINRKRVQRLMRVMGIEPIYPKPRLSLPGKGHKKYPYLLRNLPIQRSNQVWCTDITYIPLGETHVYLTAVMDWSSRYVISWKLSNSMDEAFCVECLQEALQAEGIPEIFNTDQGSQFTG